One region of Drosophila teissieri strain GT53w chromosome 2L, Prin_Dtei_1.1, whole genome shotgun sequence genomic DNA includes:
- the LOC122624150 gene encoding uncharacterized protein LOC122624150 has translation METLRIFFLIFVADADDWGQVYPNMSGDGALGMLINRKADICIGAMYSWSEDYTYLDLSMYLVRSGITCLVPAPLRLTSWYLPLKPFKESLWAAILLCLCVEAVGLVFAYKSEQALYELPSYREGWRTCIRFGVFTTFKLFISQSENSKAYSLTVRVLLFACFLNDLIITSIYAGGLASILTIPSLGEAADTVQRLRLHRLQWAANSEAWVSAIRASEEPLVKEILYNFHIYSDDELLRLAQGEDIRIGFTVERLPFGHFAIGNYLGPEAVDQLVIMKDDLYFQYTVAFVPRLWPLLEKFNTLIYSWHSSGFDKYWEFRVVADNLNLKIQQQVQETMTGTKDIGPVTLGMSNFAGFIIVWILGSAIATCIFLVELFTNIL, from the exons ATGGAAACCTTACG AATcttctttcttattttcgtAGCTGACGCAGATGATTGGGGCCAAGTTTATCCAAATATGTCTGGAGATGGTGCCCTTGGTATGCTTATTAATCGTAAAGCAGATATATGCATTGGAGCTATGTACTCGTGGTCCGAAGATTACACATACTTAGACCTCTCCATGTATCTTGTACGTTCTGGAATAACATGTCTTGTACCAGCGCCATTACGGCTGACCAGTTGGTATCTTCCCTTAAAGCCTTTCAAAGAATCTTTATGGGCTGCAATTCTATTATGTCTATGTGTGGAAGCCGTGGGATTGGTTTTTGCATATAAAAGTGAGCAAGCGCTGTATGAACTACCTAGTTACCGTGAGGGCTGGAGGACTTGCATAAGGTTTGGAGTATTTACCACCTTTAAGCTTTTCATATCGCAATCCGAAAACAGCAAGGCATATTCACTGACAGTTCGTGTACTACTCTTTGCCTGCTTTCTTAATGATTTAATCATAACCAGTATATATGCTGGTGGGCTTGCCAGTATATTGACAATTCCCAGCCTGGGCGAGGCAGCCGACACAGTCCAGCGTTTACGATTGCACCGATTACAGTGGGCGGCCAACTCTGAGGCATGGGTCTCTGCCATACGCGCTTCTGAAGAG CCATTAGTGAAAGAAATATTGTACAATTTTCACATCTATAGCGACGATGAGTTGCTACGCTTAGCCCAGGGCGAGGATATTCGCATTGGATTTACGGTGGAGCGTCTGCCATTCG GTCACTTTGCTATTGGGAACTATTTGGGGCCTGAAGCGGTTGACCAGTTAGTTATAATGAAGGACgatctttattttcaatatacgGTGGCTTTTGTTCCCAGACTTTGGCCCCTCCTTGAGAAATTCAATACTTTGATATATAGCTGGCATTCTTCTGGTTTCGATAAATACTGGGAATTCCGTGTAGTTGCCGATAACTTAAATCTGAAGATACAGCAACAAGTCCAAGAAACAATGACAGGAACTAAAGATATTGGTCCGGTTACGCTTGGCATGTCAAACTTTGCGGGATTTATTATTGTCTGGATATTGGGATCTGCTATTGCTACGTGTATTTTTTTGGTAGAGctgtttacaaatattttataa